From the genome of Spirochaetae bacterium HGW-Spirochaetae-1, one region includes:
- a CDS encoding MoxR family ATPase, with protein sequence MDYFKGTPDYVISPQLKDNVNVSIALGRPLIVKGEPGTGKTLLAHAIARGLDKELFIWNIKSTTKAREGLYVYDTVQRLNDARFGEGDVSDIKEYIKLGKLGEAFAADKQVVLLIDEIDKADIEFPNDLLNELDEMSFYIPETRETIKAATRPIVIITSNSERELPDPFLRRCVFHYIEFPEEALMEEIVKVHHPDIEKKLLREALKKFYWIRQFDMLRKKPSTSELIDWLQALMVGGISIKKLEQEIPFLGTLLKKKEDIELVDKSGKSHYAYNASMRTRDVY encoded by the coding sequence ATGGATTATTTTAAAGGTACACCGGACTATGTCATATCTCCCCAGCTGAAAGATAACGTCAACGTATCCATCGCGCTGGGACGGCCCCTGATTGTAAAAGGCGAACCGGGAACGGGAAAAACACTTCTGGCCCATGCCATAGCCAGGGGGCTGGACAAGGAACTGTTTATCTGGAACATTAAGTCCACCACTAAGGCGCGCGAGGGTCTCTATGTATATGATACGGTCCAGCGCCTCAACGATGCGCGTTTCGGCGAGGGAGACGTATCGGATATCAAGGAATACATCAAGCTAGGAAAGCTGGGCGAGGCTTTTGCCGCCGATAAGCAGGTTGTTCTTCTCATCGATGAAATAGACAAGGCCGATATAGAATTCCCCAATGACCTTCTCAATGAGCTCGATGAGATGTCCTTCTATATACCGGAGACCCGGGAGACCATCAAGGCCGCCACACGACCCATCGTAATCATTACTTCAAACAGCGAAAGGGAACTGCCCGACCCCTTCCTCCGCCGTTGCGTCTTTCATTATATCGAGTTTCCCGAAGAAGCACTCATGGAGGAGATTGTCAAGGTGCATCATCCCGACATAGAAAAAAAGCTGCTGAGAGAGGCACTGAAAAAGTTTTACTGGATCAGGCAGTTCGATATGCTGAGGAAAAAACCCTCCACGAGCGAACTCATCGACTGGCTCCAGGCTCTCATGGTGGGAGGCATCTCCATAAAAAAACTGGAGCAGGAAATTCCCTTTCTCGGAACACTCCTGAAAAAAAAGGAAGACATCGAACTCGTTGACAAATCGGGAAAATCTCATTACGCCTACAACGCCAGCATGAGGACACGGGATGTTTATTAA
- a CDS encoding VWA containing CoxE family protein — protein MFINFFFNLKSRGVPVSMHEWITLHKALSMNLNDCSLTRFYHVARSILVKNEIFFDKYDLAFLDTFKDIETTDELLEKILESLKKVEQLKLSEEEKKQMEQLNLDEVLKNFEEQLKEQWGEGFKDHIGGNKAIGTGGRSTQGAWGYNPAGVRIGQGESIHRRAIQIAEKRSFKNYSSDITLDTRQMRVALSHLRSLLPVGQGERLDVEATIDETCKNAGEIEFVWENKEKKAAKVALFMDVGGSMTPYSELVERLFSAASSQINKFRHFYFHNCLYQDLWTNMERNESVSTMDFLKSEDPDYKVIIVGDGEMAPSELTWVNGAIDYWYYNEIPGIIWLQKLKDHFKNVIWLNPLPARSWNYVHTIKMIREIFPMFELTLDGIDEGVKYLMTGKCALYDL, from the coding sequence ATGTTTATTAATTTCTTCTTTAACCTGAAATCGCGGGGCGTTCCCGTTTCCATGCACGAGTGGATAACCCTGCATAAGGCGCTGTCCATGAATCTCAACGACTGCAGCCTGACGCGATTTTATCATGTAGCCCGCTCAATTCTGGTAAAGAATGAAATATTTTTCGACAAATATGACCTGGCCTTTCTCGATACCTTTAAAGACATTGAAACTACCGACGAGCTCCTGGAAAAAATCCTGGAATCACTGAAAAAGGTTGAACAGCTCAAGCTTTCCGAAGAGGAAAAAAAGCAGATGGAGCAGCTAAACCTGGACGAAGTGCTTAAAAACTTCGAGGAACAGCTGAAGGAACAATGGGGCGAGGGATTCAAGGACCATATCGGCGGCAACAAGGCCATCGGCACGGGAGGGCGTTCCACACAGGGGGCCTGGGGATACAATCCCGCCGGTGTGCGCATCGGCCAGGGCGAATCCATTCACCGGCGGGCCATACAGATAGCGGAAAAACGGTCCTTTAAAAATTATTCCAGCGATATTACCCTGGACACTCGCCAGATGAGGGTAGCCCTGTCACACCTGCGATCACTCCTCCCCGTCGGGCAGGGAGAACGGCTTGATGTGGAAGCCACTATCGACGAGACCTGCAAAAATGCCGGAGAGATCGAATTCGTATGGGAGAACAAGGAGAAAAAGGCAGCCAAGGTGGCCCTCTTCATGGACGTGGGCGGCTCCATGACGCCCTACTCTGAACTGGTTGAGCGTCTTTTTTCCGCAGCATCGTCACAGATAAACAAATTCAGGCACTTCTATTTTCATAACTGCCTGTACCAGGACCTCTGGACCAACATGGAGCGGAACGAATCGGTCTCCACCATGGATTTCCTGAAAAGCGAGGATCCCGATTACAAGGTGATTATTGTGGGGGACGGCGAAATGGCCCCCTCGGAGCTCACGTGGGTAAACGGCGCCATCGATTACTGGTATTATAATGAAATTCCCGGCATTATATGGCTTCAGAAGCTGAAAGATCACTTCAAAAACGTCATCTGGCTCAACCCTCTTCCGGCCCGGTCATGGAACTATGTTCACACGATAAAAATGATCAGGGAAATATTCCCCATGTTTGAACTGACCCTGGACGGCATCGACGAAGGCGTGAAATACCTCATGACGGGCAAATGCGCCCTCTATGATCTGTAA